TATACCGAAGCCATAAAATCTAGCCAACGGGGATTAATTCTCAGTCGCCAAGCTGGAGATAGAACCGGGGAAGCCAATGCCCTGGTAAACTTGGGTTATAGCGAAGTTATGCAAGCCCAGCAGCTAGAACAAGCAGAACCTGAAACCTACGAAAGCGCCATTAATTATTTACAACAGGGTTTAAAATTAGCAGAGCAATTAGGAGATGTCCAAAGCAAAGCTTTATGCTTGAGTAGTTTGGGTGTAGCCTACCAAGTAATTGGTGACAATGAAAATGCCATCCAGCATTTAGAAGCCGGTTTTAATACAGCACAAATTTCCGGAGACTTGTATTTACAGGGTTTAAATTTAGCCAACTTAGCCGAAGTCAATTATAGTATGGCTAACTTTGAACGGGCAATTTATACAGGTTGTTTAGGGATGTATCTGCTCCATCAAATTACTTCCACTGAATGGCGCAAACCTGCCGGATTACTGACAATATTACAGGGACAAATCGGTACAGATAATTTTCAAAAATACCTAGAACAAAGTCGCCCAAAAATTATTTCTGTGATTGGCGTTGATGGCTATGATTATTTACCTCAACTTTTAAGAGAGTATTAATTTTTTGTTATCTACAATCAGAGATATGGTAGTAGCAAACCAGCAATATGTTTACATTACGTAACATAGAAATTCTGACATCTGTGACAGATAGATTTTTTCAAATCTAAAATTATTCTCACGAAAAATTTAACTGAAATTCAGCATATTTACCGAATGCTTTTTAGCTACAGACAGGAGAGCCTAGAGAAATAAATAAATCTCTAGAATAAATTATGTCTACACAAAATGTTACACAAACGACAGGAGAGCAGCCTCTTGTTAGTCAAATTTCTGTGGCTCCAATTCATCAGATAAAAGCTACTAATATAAAATCATCTCATAAGCCTTTTACTGAACTATACCGGATGCTGCCACCTCTACGATAACGGCAGTTTAGTTATTTCAAATTACTTTAATATTAGGGAGATTGAATTGTCAACGCTTACTTTAAAGCGCCTATTTCTTGCTGGGGAAATCGATGGTTTTTTGGCGCTAGCTTTAGAAAATTTTGTCCAGGTAATGCTGATTTTGAGTCTATGTCAAGGTGTATTAGGTTTTACCCCAGACATGATTTATGAACGTATCTTACCAGGAGTTGCATTAAGTGTATTTTTAAGTAATTTTTTTTATGGCTGGTTGGGATATAACCAGAGCAAACAGCTTTCACGCTACAACATGACTGCTTTGCCCTCTGGGGTAAATATTGTTAGTCTCTTGGCTCATATTTTTTTAGTCATGCTGCCAGTAAAAACTAACGCGATCGCTCAAGGAGTTTCTACACAACAAGCCGCAGAAATGGCTTGGCAAGCAGGGATAGTAGCGTGTCTAGCATCTGGTTTCATCAAGTTAGCTGGGTTGTGGGCGATAAAAAGTCTCCAGCGTTTCATCCCTTTAGCCGCTCACTTATCAACTTTAGGTGGAATTGCCCTGACGTTTATGGCAATGGGTTTCTTTATGCGGACATTTGCCTATCCAGTCGTGAGTTTAGTTCCTTTGGGAATTATCTTATTAGCTTATTTTGGTAAAGTTAAGTTTGCCATACCTGCGGGTTTACTGGCTATTCTTTTTGGTACTGCATTAGCTTGGGGAACAGGTTTAATGCACTGGGATAATTCCCAATTAATCGATGCTCTCAAACCAATTGGCATTTATACACCTGGTATTTGGTTAGGGAAATTATGGCAAGGACGAGGTTTTTTAATTGAATACCAAGCTGTAATTGTTCCTTTAGCAATTTTTGATTTTATTAATGGTTTTCAAAACTTAGAAAGTGCAAAAGCTGCTGGTGATTCCTATCCCAAAATGCCAGCTTTAATGGGACATGGTATTTTTACTATTGTTGCTGCTATTTGTGGCTCTTGTTTTCCCACCACCATATATACAGGTCATCCCGGATGGAAAGCAATGGGAGCAGGATTCAGTTACTCTTTTTTGAGTGGGATTTTTGCAGCAATTCTTTCCTTAACTGGTACAGCTTCTTTACTGGGCTATTTTATTCCTCTAGAAGGGGGGATGGCAGTTCTGATTGCTATTGGTATCTGTATTGTTGCTCAATGTTTTACTGTGGCTCCAGTCCGTCATGCACCAGCAGTTGTTATTGGTTTGTTGCCAGCAGTTGCTGCTTGGGGGACACTTATGGTTAAGGTTGCTCTGCAAATTGCAGAGATGGGTACAAAAGAGCGTCCCTTAACTCCAGAATTAATTACACAATTTCAACTGAATAACTTATTTATTGATGGAGGATTTGCTCTTGAACAGGGATATATACTCACTTCAATTATTCTTGCTTCTGTAATGGTACACATCATTGAGCGTAATTTTCATCTCGCAGCAATTTGGACTCTAATTGGCTCTGCACTTTCTTGGTTTGGTTTAATACATGGCTATCGTTGGACTGAGACTAGTACTGTAGGTGTTTTTGCCTGGGGTGCTGGAGGTGCTTGGGCTATTGGTTACTGTTTGCTTGGCATTCTCTTTTTCTATGCCCATTATCAGGCTAATTTTTCTCGTGATGTGGAATAAATCTTATAGCGTTTCCCAATCAGATGAAATACAACCCCACCCGCCCTATCGGGCACCCTCCCCCGATTTTGGCTACGGTGTACACACAAGTGGTAGCTGTAAGGGTTTCAGGCGTTATAGACCCCTTAAATTGTCATTACGAGCGCAGCGATAGCGGAGCGAAGTAATCACATAATCCCGTGGTTTTTGCGATTGCTGAGTCGCAAAGCGACACGCTGCGCGAACGTCGTTCCTCCTCGCAATGACAGGCTTCCAGAGCGATCGCACAACCTAAATCTAAATGACGAAACCAAGTGCTAGGGGAAATTTTAAGACTTGTGTGTACACCGT
The Calothrix sp. 336/3 DNA segment above includes these coding regions:
- a CDS encoding NCS2 family permease, coding for MSTLTLKRLFLAGEIDGFLALALENFVQVMLILSLCQGVLGFTPDMIYERILPGVALSVFLSNFFYGWLGYNQSKQLSRYNMTALPSGVNIVSLLAHIFLVMLPVKTNAIAQGVSTQQAAEMAWQAGIVACLASGFIKLAGLWAIKSLQRFIPLAAHLSTLGGIALTFMAMGFFMRTFAYPVVSLVPLGIILLAYFGKVKFAIPAGLLAILFGTALAWGTGLMHWDNSQLIDALKPIGIYTPGIWLGKLWQGRGFLIEYQAVIVPLAIFDFINGFQNLESAKAAGDSYPKMPALMGHGIFTIVAAICGSCFPTTIYTGHPGWKAMGAGFSYSFLSGIFAAILSLTGTASLLGYFIPLEGGMAVLIAIGICIVAQCFTVAPVRHAPAVVIGLLPAVAAWGTLMVKVALQIAEMGTKERPLTPELITQFQLNNLFIDGGFALEQGYILTSIILASVMVHIIERNFHLAAIWTLIGSALSWFGLIHGYRWTETSTVGVFAWGAGGAWAIGYCLLGILFFYAHYQANFSRDVE